One genomic region from Anomalospiza imberbis isolate Cuckoo-Finch-1a 21T00152 chromosome 28, ASM3175350v1, whole genome shotgun sequence encodes:
- the NEFM gene encoding neurofilament medium polypeptide yields MSYTMEPLGNPSYRRVTETRATYSRASASPSSGFRSQSWSRGSGSTVSSSYKRPNLGGPRAAYGSTVLSSAESLDVSQSSLLNGAAELKLSRSNEKEQLQGLNDRFAGYIEKVHYLEQQNKEIEAELAALRQKHAGRAQLSDAYEQELRELRGALEQVSHEKAQIQLDSEHIEEDIQRLRERFEDEARLRDETEATIRALRKEMEEASLMRAELDKKVQSLQDEVAFLRGNHEEEVAELLAQLQASHATVERKDYLKTDLTTALKEIRAQLECQSDHNMHQAEEWFKCRYAKLTEAAEQNKEAIRSAKEEIAEYRRQLQSKSIELESVRGTKESLERQLSDIEERHNNDLTTYQDTIHQLENELRGTKWEMARHLREYQDLLNVKMALDIEIAAYRKLLEGEETRFSAFSGSITGPIFTHRQPSVTIASTKIQKTKIEPPKLKVQHKFVEEIIEETKVEDEKSEMEDALAAIAEEMAAKAQQEEQEEQKAEEAAEEEVSEKAPAEQEAAAEEEEKEEEEAEEEEEAAKSDAAEEGGSEKEEIEEKEEAEEEEEKPEAKSKAEEVPAKAEKVKTPPAKSPPKSPVTEPAKAAPKEKATEAAKEQKVEKAAKEEEKAASPEKPATPKVTSPEKPATPEKAVTPEKPATPEKAVTPEKPATPEKAVTPEKAVALEKLAPPEKPRTPEKLASPEKPRTPEKAVTPEKPRSPEKPPSPGKDAKTVVEETITVTKVTKVSAEAEKESRKEDIAVNGEVEEKKEEESKEKEEEDKGVVTNGLDVSPVDDKAEKIVVTKKAEKITGEGGDSGTTFITKSVTVTQKVEEHEESFEEKLVSTKKVEKVTSHAVVKEIKESE; encoded by the exons ATGAGCTACACCATGGAGCCCCTGGGCAACCCCTCGTACCGCCGGGTGACCGAGACCCGGGCCACCTACAGCCGCGCCAGCGCGTCCCCGTCCAGCGGCTTCCGCTCGCAGTCGTGGTCGCGGGGCTCGGGCAGCACCGTGTCCTCCTCCTACAAGCGCCCCAACCTGGGCGGCCCGCGGGCCGCCTACGGCTCCACGGTGCTGAGCTCGGCCGAGAGCCTGGACGTGAGCCAGTCCTCGCTGCTCAACGGCGCGGCCGAGCTCAAGCTGAGCCGCTCCAAcgagaaggagcagctgcaggggctcAACGACCGCTTCGCCGGCTACATCGAGAAGGTGCATTacctggagcagcagaacaAGGAGATCGAGGCGGAGCTGGCGGCGCTGCGGCAGAAGCACGCCGGGCGGGCGCAGCTGAGCGACGCCTACGAGCAGGAGCTGCGGGAACTGCGCGGGGCGCTGGAGCAGGTGAGCCACGAGAAGGCGCAGATCCAGCTGGACTCGGAGCACATCGAGGAGGACATCCAGCGCCTGCGGGAGCGCTTCGAGGATGAGGCGCGGCTGCGCGACGAGACGGAGGCGACGATCCGCGCCCTGCGCAAGGAGATGGAGGAGGCCTCGCTGATGCGCGCCGAGCTGGACAAGAAGGTGCAGTCGCTGCAGGACGAGGTGGCCTTCCTCAGGGGCAACCACGAGGAGGAGGTGGCCGAGCTGCTGGCGCAGCTGCAGGCGTCCCACGCCACCGTGGAGAGGAAGGACTACCTGAAGACAGACCTGACGACGGCGCTGAAGGAGATCCGCGCCCAGCTCGAGTGCCAGTCCGACCACAACATGCACCAGGCCGAGGAGTGGTTCAAGTGCCGCTACGCCAAGCTCACCGAGGCGGCCGAGCAGAACAAGGAGGCGATCCGCTCCGCCAAGGAGGAGATCGCCGAGTACCGCCGGCAGCTCCAGTCCAAGAGCATCGAGCTCGAGTCGGTGCGCGGCACCAAGGAGTCGCTGGAGAGGCAGCTCAGCGACATCGAGGAGCGCCACAATAACGACCTCACCACCTATCAG GACACGATTCACCAGCTGGAAAACGAGCTCAGAGGAACGAAGTGGGAAATGGCTCGTCACTTGCGGGAGTACCAGGACCTCCTCAATGTCAAGATGGCCCTGGACATCGAAATTGCTGCATACAG GAAGCTGCTGGAGGGTGAGGAGACAAGATTCAGTGCCTTCTCTGGAAGCATTACCGGTCCCATATTCACACACAGACAACCATCTGTCACAATAGCATCCACCAAaatccagaaaacaaaaatcgAACCACCAAAGCTGAAGGtccagcacaagtttgtagaAGAAATCATTGAAGAGACGAAGGTGGAGGATGAAAAGTCTGAAATGGAAGATGCCCTGGCAGCCATCGCAGAAGAAATGGCAGCCAAGGCACAGCAAGAGGAACAGGAGgaacaaaaagcagaagaagCTGCAGAGGAAGAAGTTTCTGAGAAGGCTCCTGCAGAACAAGAAgctgcagctgaggaggaagagaaggaggaagaggaagcagaggaggaagaagaagctGCGAAATCTGACGCCGCAGAAGAAGGTGgctctgaaaaagaagaaatcgaggaaaaggaagaagcagaggaagaggaagaaaaacctGAGGCCAAGAGCAAAGCTGAAGAAGTACCAGCAAAGGCAGAGAAGGTCAAAACACCTCCTGCAAAGtctccccccaaatcccctgtaACAGAGCCGGCCAAGGCCGCCCCCAAAGAAAAAGCCACGGAAGCAGCAAAAGAACAGAAGGTGGAGAAGGCGgccaaggaggaggagaaagcgGCATCACCAGAGAAACCCGCCACACCAAAGGTGACCTCCCCGGAGAAACCTGCCACCCCGGAGAAGGCCGTGACCCCAGAGAAACCTGCCACCCCAGAGAAGGCCGTGACTCCAGAGAAACCTGCCACCCCGGAGaaggctgtgaccccagagAAAGCCgtggccctggagaagctggcgCCACCGGAGAAGCCGCGCACTCCGGAGAAGCTGGCGAGCCCGGAGAAGCCGCGCACTCCCGAGAAGGCCGTGACTCCCGAGAAGCCCCGGTCCCCGGAGAAGCCTCCCTCCCCAGGCAAGGATGCTAAGACCGTGGTGGAAGAGACCATCACTGTCACCAAGGTAACGAAAGTGAGCGCCGAGGCCGAGAAGGAGTCCAGGAAAGAGGACATCGCGGTCAATGGGGAGgtggaggagaaaaaggaggaggaatccaaagagaaggaggaagaagacaAGGGAGTGGTCACTAATGGCCTCGATGTGAGCCCCGTGGATGACAAGGCTGAGAAAATCGTAGTAAccaaaaaagcagagaaaatcaCAGGGGAGGGTGGGGACAGCGGCACCACGTTTATCACGAAGTCGGTGACCGTCACTCAGAAGGTGGAGGAGCACGAAGAAAGCTTTGAGGAGAAGTTGGTGTCCACCAAGAAAGTGGAGAAAGTCACTTCACATGCTGTAGTAAAGGAGATTAAGGAGAGCGAATAA
- the NEFL gene encoding neurofilament light polypeptide, whose translation MSSYGYDPFFPSYKRRYADSPRIHVSVRSGGGFGSARSAYSSLSAPVSSVSVRRSYATSSASGSLLHSVDSLDLSQVAAISNDLKSIRSQERAQLQDLNDRFACFIERVHELEQQNKVLEAELLVLRQKHAEPSRFRALYEQEIRELRLAAEEATSEKQALQGERESLEETLRGLQARYEEEVLSREDAEARLLEVRKGADEAALARAELEKRVDSLLDELAFLKKVHEEELAELQAQIQYAHLSVEMDVSAKPDLSAALRDIRAQYEKLAARNMQNAEEWFRSRFTVLSESAAKNTDAVRAAKDEVSESRRLLKAKTLEIEATRGMNEALEKQLQELEEKQSADISALQDTINKLENELRTTKSEMARYLKEYQDLLNVKMALDIEIAAYRKLLEGEETRLSFTSVGSITSGYSQSAPTFGRSAFSGLQSSSYLMTTRSFPTYYSSHVQEEQIEIEETIEAAKAGEAKAAPAEEGEEEEKEEGEEEAGEEAEEEEEGAKEESEEAKEGEEEEGEGEETAAEEGEESQEAAEEAAEEEKEEKEAGGKEESEGKKKA comes from the exons ATGAGCTCGTACGGGTACGACCCGTTCTTCCCGTCCTACAAGCGGCGCTACGCGGACAGCCCGCGCATCCATGTGTCGGTGCGCAGCGGCGGCGGCTTCGGCTCGGCGCGCTCCGCGTACTCCAGCCTGTCCGCGCCCGTGTCCTCCGTGTCCGTGCGCCGCAGCTACGCCACCTCCAGCGCCTCGGGCTCGCTGCTGCACTCGGTGGACAGCCTGGACCTGAGCCAGGTGGCCGCCATCAGCAACGACCTCAAGTCCATCCGCAGCCAGGAGCGAGCGCAGCTGCAGGACCTCAACGACCGCTTCGCCTGCTTCATCGAGCGCGTCCacgagctggagcagcagaacaaggtgctggaggccgagctgctggtgctgcgGCAGAAGCACGCCGAGCCCTCCCGCTTCCGCGCGCTGTACGAGCAGGAGATCCGCGAGCTGCGCTTGGCCGCGGAGGAGGCGACGAGCGAGAAGCAGGCGCTGCAGGGCGAGCGGGAGAGCCTGGAGGAGACGCTGCGCGGGCTGCAGGCGCGCTACGAGGAGGAGGTGCTGAGCCGCGAGGACGCGGAGGCGCGGCTGCTCGAGGTGCGCAAGGGCGCGGACGAGGCGGCGCTGGCGCGGGCGGAGCTGGAGAAGCGCGTGGACAGCCTGCTGGACGAGCTGGCCTTCCTGAAGAAGGTGCACGAGGAGGAGCTGGCCGAGCTGCAGGCGCAGATCCAGTACGCGCACCTGTCCGTGGAGATGGACGTGTCGGCCAAGCCCGACCTGTCGGCCGCGCTGCGCGACATCCGCGCGCAGTACGAGAAGCTGGCGGCGCGCAACATGCAGAACGCCGAGGAGTGGTTCCGCAGCCGCTTCACCGTGCTCAGCGAGAGCGCGGCCAAGAACACGGACGCCGTGCGCGCCGCCAAGGACGAGGTCTCCGAGAGCCGCCGCCTGCTCAAAGCCAAGACGCTGGAGATCGAGGCCACCCGCGGCATGAACGAGGCGctggagaagcagctgcaggagctggaagagAAGCAGAGCGCGGATATCTCCGCGCTGCAG GATACAATCAACAAATTGGAGAATGAGCTGAGAACCACGAAGAGTGAGATGGCTCGGTACTTGAAGGAATATCAGGACCTGCTCAATGTGAAAATGGCCCTGGACATCGAAATTGCAGCTTATAG GAAACTGCTGGAAGGGGAAGAGACCCggctcagcttcaccagtgtgGGCAGCATCACCAGTGGCTACAGCCAGAGTGCCCCCACCTTCGGCAGGTCCGCCTTCAGCGGCCTCCAGTCCAGCTCCTACCTGATGACCACCCGCTCCTTCCCCACCTACTACTCCAGCCACGTCCAGGAGGAGCAGATTGAAATCGAGGAAACCATCGAGGCTGCTAAAGCAGGAGAAGCcaaggcagctcctgcagaagagggtgaggaggaagagaaggaagaaggagaggaagaagcaggagaagaggctgaagaagaggaggaag GTGCTAAGGAGGAATCAGAAGAAGCCAAAGagggtgaggaagaggaaggagaaggggaagaaacagcagcagaagaagggGAGGAGTCCCAGGAAGCTGCTGAGGAAGCTgctgaggaggagaaggaggagaaagaagcaggaggaaaggaagagagtGAAGGCAAGAAGAAGGCTTGA